One Engystomops pustulosus chromosome 7, aEngPut4.maternal, whole genome shotgun sequence DNA window includes the following coding sequences:
- the SLC38A7 gene encoding sodium-coupled neutral amino acid transporter 7 gives MSLGNVAINADYSWDAGERARLLQSPIVPETRRLAGGTSAIGAVFIVVNAALGAGLLNFPAAFSAAGGVTAGIVLQLVLLLFIISGLVILAYCADACSERTYQEVVRGICGRVTGVFCEILIAVYTFGTCIAFFIIIGDQLEKLLGAMMHSLPDSNIPWYADRKFTITVTGLLFILPLSLPREISVQKYASSVSVLGTCYVTFIVIYRCVQPTSEPPSDSAIHSASSWIAVFNAVPTICFGYQCHVSSVPVYGSMQRQDIRHWMFIVTTAMFIALCVYTGTGVCGYLLFGSGVNQDILLSFPSDDIPVAVARAFIILCVLTSYPILHYCGRAVLEGLWLRFTSQEAGEEPARERRRRIFQTMTWFVLTLLLALFIPDIGRVISLIGGLAACFIFIFPGLCLINLKLSEIQEQKSRSWWALLVYGVTMVTIGAFIFGQTTTKAIFVDLMD, from the exons ATGTCTCTGGGGAATGTGGCCATCAATGCAGACTACTCATGGGATGCAGGGGAACGTGCTCGCCTCCTGCAGAGTCCCATTGTCCCAGAGACTAGAAGACTAGCAGGGGGTACTTCTGCTATAGGAGCTGTCTTTATAGTGGTAAACGCTGCACTAGGTGCTGGTCTGCTCAACTTTCCTGCAGCTTTCAGCGCAGCTGGAGGAGTTACAGCGGGTATTGTGCTGCAGCTG GTCCTGCTGCTTTTCATCATCAGTGGTCTGGTGATTCTTGCATACTGTGCTGATGCCTGCAGTGAACGGACGTATCAAGAGGTGGTGAGAGGGATCTGTGGCCGTGTGACTGGAGTGTTTTGTGAGATTCTCATTGCTGTTTACACCTTTGGCACTTgcattgccttttttattatcattGGAGACCAGCTGGAGAAGC TTCTTGGTGCCATGATGCATAGCCTGCCAGACAGTAACATCCCTTGGTACGCAGATCGGAAATTCACCATCACTGTAACTGGACTTCTGTTTATATTGCCGCTATCGCTGCCACGTGAGATCAGTGTCCAGAAGTATGCCAG TTCTGTCAGTGTCTTGGGGACTTGCTATGTGACTTTCATTGTCATCTACCGGTGTGTGCAGCCCACTAGTGAACCTCCATCTGACAGCGCCATACACAG TGCTTCTTCTTGGATTGCTGTCTTTAATGCTGTCCCCACAATATGTTTTGGATACCAG TGCCATGTTAGTAGCGTTCCCGTGTAtggcagcatgcagaggcaggacATCCGACATTGGATGTTCATTGTGACCACAGCCATGTTTATTGCTCTGTGCGTGTACACTGGAACAG GAGTTTGTGGCTATCTACTGTTTGGCTCGGGTGTGAACCAGGACATCCTCCTTTCTTTCCCATCTGATGATATTCCAGTTGCAGTTGCTAGAGCGTTTATCATCCTGTGTGTACTGACATCATACCCGATATTACACTACTGTGGACG GGCTGTGCTGGAGGGACTGTGGCTACGATTTACGTCACAAGAAGCTGGTGAAGAGCCGGCAAGAGAACGACGAAGGAGAATTTTCCAAACCATGACCTGGTTTGTGTTGACGCTGCTGTTGGCACTCTTCATTCCAGACATCGGGAGAGTGATTTCCCTGATTGGAGGTCTTGCTGCTTGTTTCATCTTTATATTTCCAG GTCTCTGTCTCATAAATCTGAAATTGTCTGAAATTCAGGAACAAAAGAGCAGAAG CTGGTGGGCATTGCTGGTTTATGGAGTTACAATGGTTACCATTGGTGCATTCATCTTTGGACAGACCACTACCAAGGCAATCTTTGTGGATCTGATGGATTAA